In the genome of Candidatus Omnitrophota bacterium, one region contains:
- the thiH gene encoding 2-iminoacetate synthase ThiH, with amino-acid sequence MTFDTFLKGKKDVLEGKEPGVDDVIRALDSDERSERDLAALLSTSAVPYLEEMAQRAHVSTVHNFGRTIQLYTPLYLSNYCSNDCVYCGFNLRSGIERKKLEPDEVVKEAGLIASTGLKHILLLTGESREHSPVPYIRECVRGLKGSFASISIEVYALEEEEYADLIAEGVDGLTIYQEVYDRNIYAALHRSGPKRDYDFRLEAPERALRERVRTVNIGVLLGLNDWRKEVLTLALHAAYLQDRYGEAEISVSLPRIRPQVSGFEAAQVVSDRDMVQIMTALRLFLPRVGITLSTRERSGFRDNVLPLGVTRMSAGSTTGVGERIYGPGKASSRQFEIYDVRGVGEMMEMLRGKGYQPVLKDWVTA; translated from the coding sequence ATGACGTTTGATACTTTCCTGAAAGGGAAAAAGGACGTTCTCGAAGGTAAGGAGCCCGGCGTTGACGACGTGATCCGCGCTTTGGATAGTGATGAAAGGTCGGAACGTGATCTCGCGGCGCTTTTATCCACTTCCGCGGTGCCGTACCTGGAGGAAATGGCCCAGCGCGCCCATGTGTCCACCGTGCACAATTTCGGCAGGACCATACAGCTTTATACCCCGTTATATCTTTCCAATTATTGTTCGAACGATTGTGTGTATTGCGGTTTCAACCTGAGGTCCGGTATAGAGCGGAAAAAGCTTGAACCGGACGAGGTAGTAAAGGAGGCCGGTCTTATAGCTTCTACCGGCCTCAAGCATATACTGCTTCTTACCGGCGAGTCCAGGGAGCACAGCCCGGTTCCCTACATAAGGGAATGTGTACGTGGCCTGAAAGGCTCTTTCGCCTCTATTTCCATAGAGGTTTACGCGCTGGAGGAGGAAGAGTACGCTGATCTTATCGCCGAGGGCGTGGACGGTCTTACGATATACCAGGAGGTATATGACAGGAACATATACGCGGCATTGCATAGGTCCGGACCGAAAAGGGATTATGATTTCAGGCTAGAAGCCCCGGAAAGAGCGTTACGTGAACGCGTGAGAACGGTTAACATCGGGGTACTGCTCGGCCTGAACGACTGGCGTAAAGAGGTCCTTACTTTGGCTCTACACGCCGCGTATCTCCAGGATAGATACGGTGAGGCGGAGATCAGTGTATCGCTTCCCAGGATAAGGCCGCAAGTATCCGGTTTTGAGGCGGCACAGGTGGTCTCGGACCGGGATATGGTGCAGATAATGACGGCGCTCAGGCTTTTTCTTCCCCGGGTCGGGATAACTCTTTCTACGAGGGAAAGGTCCGGGTTCAGGGACAACGTCCTTCCTTTGGGCGTGACAAGGATGTCCGCGGGGTCTACGACCGGTGTGGGGGAACGCATATATGGTCCGGGGAAAGCCAGCTCACGGCAGTTCGAGATATATGACGTGAGGGGAGTAGGGGAAATGATGGAGAT
- a CDS encoding thiazole synthase encodes MDPDQFEMGGYALRSRLLIGTGKFRDKSFVREAVEASNAAMVTVAVRRIDPGSKEENILEHIPGGCILVPNTSGARNAGEAIRIARISRAAGCGEWVKIEVIPDNKHLLPDNLETLKAVDALAKEGFKVLPYMSPDLAMGRRMAEAGAVAVMPLGAPIGTNRGFRTEELVRIMVREIKVPVIVDAGLGRPSDAAKCMEIGCAAVLVNTAIAAAEDHVKMAGAFAMAVAAGRACFLSGPGELREQAEASSPLTGFLRGQDDV; translated from the coding sequence ATGGATCCGGATCAATTCGAGATGGGCGGTTATGCCTTGAGGAGCCGTCTTCTCATAGGGACAGGTAAATTCAGGGATAAATCCTTTGTGAGGGAGGCCGTAGAGGCCTCGAACGCGGCTATGGTGACGGTAGCGGTCCGGCGCATAGATCCAGGCTCAAAAGAAGAGAACATACTAGAGCATATTCCCGGGGGATGTATATTGGTGCCTAACACTTCCGGGGCGCGTAACGCCGGAGAAGCGATACGTATAGCGCGTATATCCAGGGCGGCCGGATGTGGGGAATGGGTGAAGATCGAGGTGATCCCGGACAATAAGCATCTTCTCCCCGATAACCTGGAAACGTTAAAGGCTGTGGATGCGCTTGCGAAAGAAGGGTTCAAGGTACTGCCTTACATGAGCCCGGACCTCGCGATGGGCCGGAGAATGGCGGAAGCCGGTGCCGTGGCGGTAATGCCGTTAGGCGCCCCCATAGGGACGAACAGGGGGTTCAGGACAGAGGAACTTGTACGCATAATGGTACGTGAGATAAAAGTGCCGGTCATAGTGGATGCCGGCCTGGGCAGGCCATCCGACGCGGCAAAATGTATGGAGATAGGGTGCGCGGCCGTGCTCGTCAATACGGCCATTGCCGCGGCGGAAGACCATGTTAAGATGGCCGGGGCCTTCGCTATGGCCGTAGCCGCGGGAAGGGCGTGTTTTCTATCCGGGCCGGGAGAACTCCGGGAACAGGCGGAAGCCTCATCGCCTCTTACCGGTTTTTTGAGGGGGCAGGATGACGTTTGA
- the thiS gene encoding sulfur carrier protein ThiS, with the protein MVVNINGEQEVMPDGTDLYGIITGKGLEPDKVLVEHNLEIVPREKWRFTKVNEGDNVEIFAFVGGG; encoded by the coding sequence ATGGTAGTGAACATAAACGGTGAACAGGAGGTCATGCCCGATGGTACGGATCTTTACGGTATCATTACGGGAAAAGGGCTGGAGCCCGACAAGGTGCTGGTCGAACACAATCTCGAGATAGTGCCGCGTGAAAAATGGCGGTTTACCAAAGTTAACGAGGGAGATAACGTGGAGATATTCGCCTTTGTAGGAGGTGGCTGA
- the thiE gene encoding thiamine phosphate synthase — translation MPRIKPYSLYLVTSQEYSAGRGTPDVVKLAVSSGVDIVQLREKGLGPGELRRMGREVGKICAENGVIFVVNDDPYLAKELGADGVHLGQEDMARYTLPAVREVIGPGCIIGVSTHSIEEFRVAVESDIDYIAFGPIFATQTKDYTIGTADITRVMDMARKPVVFIGGINSANMSEVLERGGQNIAVISEITSSRDIRAKVRELKNRMEFYRGR, via the coding sequence GAGTATTCCGCCGGCAGGGGCACTCCGGACGTGGTAAAGCTCGCCGTGAGTTCCGGGGTGGATATCGTGCAGCTCCGGGAGAAAGGCCTCGGGCCAGGGGAGCTCCGGCGCATGGGAAGGGAAGTGGGAAAAATATGCGCGGAGAACGGTGTGATCTTCGTGGTCAACGATGATCCGTATCTCGCGAAAGAACTGGGCGCCGACGGTGTACATCTGGGGCAGGAGGATATGGCCAGATATACGCTTCCCGCCGTGAGGGAGGTCATCGGTCCCGGCTGTATAATAGGCGTGTCCACTCATTCAATAGAAGAATTCCGCGTAGCGGTTGAAAGTGACATAGACTATATAGCTTTTGGCCCTATTTTCGCCACGCAGACCAAGGATTATACGATCGGTACGGCGGATATCACGCGCGTAATGGATATGGCACGAAAACCGGTGGTCTTTATCGGGGGGATAAACTCCGCGAACATGAGTGAGGTGCTGGAACGTGGCGGACAGAACATAGCCGTTATAAGCGAAATAACCTCTTCCAGGGATATACGAGCCAAGGTGCGGGAGCTCAAGAACAGGATGGAATTTTATAGAGGACGGTAA